TGGCTCATTTACTTAAATGTATTtcaattgcaaaaaaaaaaaaaaaatcttggagTCCATTTGGTATAATCAGTCATGTTTAGGGTTGCTTCTGTTTTGACTCATATATTGTTTAATACTTTTAGGAAGCTCAAGAGGTGCGACAATGTAGTTATTTTAGTTCTCTAATTTATTAGCATTTCTAATCACGTTTTGTTCCAGATGTTGATGAATGCAAGGAAAAGACAGCCTGTCAATGTTCTGGCTGCAAATGCAAGAACACTTGGGGTAGTTATGAGTGCAGCTGCGGTGATGATTTATTATATATAAAGGAGCATGACACATGCATAAGTGCGTATATATAACCCCTTGTCGGTAATTCTTTATTTTCTTGTTATCTTTTAGCTTTTACCCCAAGCACACAAGGAACATAAGGCACACCTGTTTTCAGTTATTATGGGTCACTCACAAGAAATAAGAGGAAAAACTTGCTTTTGCTAATTTACTTTATAGGCTTTAAAAATTGGAGCTAGTTTTCACAAGTACCAATATGAAGTTgtctgtttcaaaatgtttattatTGCATTAAAAATATATCCAGGTAAGAAGCCTTCCACAGAGGTCGGCTGGAGCTTTTTGTGGGTTATCTTCTTTGGCCTGGTTATCGCTGGTGTTGGAGCTTATGCTGTATACAAGTACAGAATCCGGGTAAGGTCCTTTAAGATTCTTCATAGATGTGTTTCTTTTATCGAGCCTTTATTTTATCAAGAAAGCCGTTTCTATACCCTTGGGTTCTCGGTATATTGCACTGACTGCAAATGGTATGAGCCTTTCTTTTATCATAGTCTCTGGGTTGGTTGGTTAAAAGAGAGGAGCATTATTAGATGTGTACTTGAATCTCTAGATGTATACTCATATTActcttctatttttatttttctttctcagaGTTACATGGACTCGGAGATCCGGGCTATCATGGCTCAGTACATGCCACTTGACAATCAAGAAGCACAAAACCACATCCACCACGGTGAAATCTGAGGCTAGATTTGTTGcataatttctttttataaagaAAGCTTATTATactagaaaaatgtggctctcttTCCGGCAGAGATTGCTTTGTTGTTGATCCTTAAACCGCCAGGGAGTCATGTAAAGCTGAATCTTTATTAACGCACAGCCATTGTATTTGGAAACTGGTAGGATGATAATTGCAATTCGCATGCCTGCGATGCTGCAGTTGGATCTCTTTTCGGTCCAAGTGGTAAAAATCACATGTAGAGCATGCAACTCCGCTTACATGGTACTGTTGCTACAGATTTTAGATGATAATTGACTGCTGAAGCTTTGTGTTGAGGTTTCAATTGCTCGACGGTACATTGTCGTGGGAATACCATGATTTTTTTATTCTTCATTTATCAAAACATTTATGATTTTTCAAACATTGTTTTTTcagtaaatttatttttttataaagacACTTTTTTTTAAAGGATGAAAAGAAAAGAAGTACAAAATGATGACAGATGGAACATATACGAGCCCCTACACAATTACAGAATATAGTGAAAAAAAGAGCAATGCGAATCACTCCTTCCGAATCAGGTTGACGGAAGAGAAGGCGAAGGAAGAGATTAATACTGGTCACCTTCACCAATCTGTAATTGCGAACAAGCTGCTCAGAATGGTGGAAAAGGGTTCAAATTACCAAAgattgaaaagaagaaaaaagaaaattaccaCCAACTCTCTGAACTCTGTTCCACGCTTGGGACCCTCACGATGATCAATCACGAACCTATAGGCATAGAAACCTACCATTGCACCACTATTTACCAAAACAAAATCGTTATTGAAAGTAAAAAGAGATTATATCGAAAAAATCAGCTTTAATGCTTTGATGTTGTCAGAAGCAGACTGAATGCCATATTAACAAAATATCTTTCTAGACCAGGAAGTCAAAGCAAAATATTAAACTATGATAGAAAAACAATATCATAAATTTCCAACAAACATCGTTGTGTCATCATCCAAGCTTAAAAACCAGGTGGGCTAAACCCTCAAACAAATTGAGTTAATATACTAATAATATTGGACTCATCAGGACATGATCACAACTTGATCCATGTATTGCAACAACCATTGCTCTAATACCATTTATTTATTACAAATCAGAAAAACTATATGGACTAAACCCCCTGAAATTGTTTGTTGTACTTGGAAGATGATCTTTAAAGCAGGCAGAAAGAGTGATATGGAAGTAATCGGAATGTTACATTCAGATATGAAGAAGAACATTCACAAATACAATCGGAATGTTACACTGAATCACATCTTCATGAAACTATGTGTGTTTTTCGTAAGACGACAAAAGGTATTTGAACTAGGatgtaataaaattattatctggAGTTTCAATGTTATGGGCCATGTGATGCAATTCTATTGTTAAAAACAGAGATATGGAGAATACAGAATAATTTTCAATCCAGTTTAGATAGTTTGTTGTACTAAAAGTATCCAACAAttctaaacttttttaataaaggcAAGTGGTTCTGATATTAGAAGAAGAAAACATGTGATGAAtgatggaaaaagaaaaagaaaaataaaaccaaGTTTAAAGTTCTTAAGCTTACTAATAACCTGATAAGAACTGTCAAAAGGCTTGAAAATGAACCCCTCtgcaattttgaaaaataaatcatCAGAACTCAGCAAAATTTCACATCAATATCAAAACAACACAATCATCTAAATGTTCTCGGCAAATCTTTCAATTTGTGCATGACTAAAGGAACTTTTACCTCAGAACACAACAACCACTGCCTGCAGAATATAATACTGGAAATTGCTGCAGCATCAGAGCTATTGTTAGTACATGTGATTGTAAATCATGGCAACCAACAAATATCACATAAAAATCGAAACAAGGTTTCAACAAAAAAATGACGAGAATGATTATTTATCTTATTAGCAACATATTACCCTTGCACAAACTCCAACATTGTCattaggtttcttcataattcaagGTTCTAACCATTAAATGTAAGTGGTAAAAGAATTACGGTCCTTGACATAATTCATGAAACGTCACTAATCCATGCTCCTCATCCAAGATACAGTACCTCCTTAGCTTACCAACCTTTTAATAGATTTGCTACTATAAGTGTTTCCCAAATTCTGTTATCTCTTGTTACAttagaggaaaaataaaaaagaacattGCAAATCTTTAAAGACCATTATGGGAACTTCATATTCAGAGTCACAAGAAAATCATCAACTAAGATTCCCACTTTATAGGCAGTAAATGTACAAATTCCAATTCATTAATTCAGGCCTCTTAGTTAAAACCAAAGAAAACAAGAATCacaaaaaggaagagattatAAATTTCCTGACTGTTTGCTACCGGTTGGCAATACTGCAAGGGCAACTTCACATACGTTAAGCCATATTTAAGGCTTGAATCTGAATATGAACAAAGCATGGGAACCATACTTGGTTGGAACAGACTAACCAGTTTGCCCTATCAAAAGAAGTGAGGTTGCTTTCCCATTCTTCCATGACCTCAAGCTTGACACGCTCAGAGCCAAAATTGCAGTGCCAAGTATAACACCAAAACGAATGGCAGGAATGCTTCCGGTTAGCATGAAATAAATGAAACCACCAACGGCAAGAAAGGAACCTaaacaaaatttgaagaaaataaaacggccataaaagaaaaaataagttcTGATGAAACTATTAACTGATCAAGAAAAGAGAACACTAACAAAGATTATAAAAAGAATGCCCACAGAAGTCAAATATATGAACACATCTTCATGCATACCATACGGAATTCCAAGGTAAAAATCTCTAATGGCAGACGTGTTCTTCAAGTCACTTGCTGATGCATAAATTTCCAAAATGTCTCTCAATGAGTCAGGAGAATTCTTCGCTGCTGCTGAAAAatattcttttccttcttttgaaaattctttggctattattctcaaatcatcCCGTGCTTTATCAGCTTGGATCTTGAGCTTCTCAAATGTATCCATCAATATTTCTATTGCTTTCTTTGAGTAAATCACATATGCTCCTTCTGATACGGCCATGACTTTCAGGGCTTCAGTCATGAATCGGTGTAGTGCCTTCTTCCATGCTTCTTGTGATGCCCCAGCATCTTTCTCCAATTCAATATCTGAACGATTCTACATTGGAATTAAGACACAAATTAGCATCTCTTGGCATATTAAAAATAATCTCAGAGGCACATAGACGAAGGTGGATGCGTACAAATTGGAAGTGACAATTTAAATGATGAGATAACATTCGTTTATATTTGAAAtagtatctaaataaataaaatttgttGAACTTGAGCAAAATCTTTCAGATTAAGCCAGTTCTGAAGGCATTGAAAGAAATTTTTTGCATTCTTGAACTTGTAATTGTTACTTTTCTGGTTTTCTTTTACCCATTTACTCACAAACCCTGTATACCCTTGTATCTGCTAGtcttcttgcattctttttcttgCAACTGAATGCAAGAATCTTCTCGATCATCTCAATTGACTGAAGATCTGCATCAACTCCACCAGCATTCTTAGATATCGGAGCAGTCACAGCCTACTAACCTATCACAAGATCTCCAGACCCTCCCAACAGAAAATTCAGTCTCCAGGAAGTACCAGGCACACAGAGAAAATTCAATACCCGTTGCTCCGACCGATCAAGAACGAGAATACAAGATAGTGCACAAAGAGGTGGATTGCTATGCCTCACCTGTTCCTCGCGAGAAGCCGCGAGAGGAATGATTTTCATCGACCGCCGATCCACGGACACGAGGCGAGCTCCCAACCGCCTCTTCGAGAGCGGGGAATGGGCCGGACCCAGGAAGCAGGGGGCGACGACCACCGGGAAGGAGTCGGCGCCCGGTCGGATGCCATAAATATCAGGGTCAGGGCGTCGGAGGGGAACCAAGCCTTGGAGAGAGGCGGCCATTGGCGACCTCGGAGGGAGATCGAaacgaagaaagaggaggagaacgAGATAGCGGAGAGACCCAAGCAAGAAAGTAACCGCCTCCCTCCGTCTCGCTTCGAGAATTCTAGCTTGCATTTTATACACGTCAGCTCCGCCAAGCGCTTTTGCGTCAATTTACCTGAAATTTCTTCCGCCGCAACGCGTACCTGC
This DNA window, taken from Musa acuminata AAA Group cultivar baxijiao chromosome BXJ3-7, Cavendish_Baxijiao_AAA, whole genome shotgun sequence, encodes the following:
- the LOC135586760 gene encoding protein FATTY ACID EXPORT 3, chloroplastic-like isoform X1, with the translated sequence MQARILEARRREAVTFLLGSLRYLVLLLFLRFDLPPRSPMAASLQGLVPLRRPDPDIYGIRPGADSFPVVVAPCFLGPAHSPLSKRRLGARLVSVDRRSMKIIPLAASREEQNRSDIELEKDAGASQEAWKKALHRFMTEALKVMAVSEGAYVIYSKKAIEILMDTFEKLKIQADKARDDLRIIAKEFSKEGKEYFSAAAKNSPDSLRDILEIYASASDLKNTSAIRDFYLGIPYGSFLAVGGFIYFMLTGSIPAIRFGVILGTAILALSVSSLRSWKNGKATSLLLIGQTAISSIIFCRQWLLCSERGSFSSLLTVLISGAMVGFYAYRFVIDHREGPKRGTEFRELVIGEGDQY
- the LOC135586760 gene encoding protein FATTY ACID EXPORT 3, chloroplastic-like isoform X2 encodes the protein MQARILEARRREAVTFLLGSLRYLVLLLFLRFDLPPRSPMAASLQGLVPLRRPDPDIYGIRPGADSFPVVVAPCFLGPAHSPLSKRRLGARLVSVDRRSMKIIPLAASREEQNRSDIELEKDAGASQEAWKKALHRFMTEALKVMAVSEGAYVIYSKKAIEILMDTFEKLKIQADKARDDLRIIAKEFSKEGKEYFSAAAKNSPDSLRDILEIYASASDLKNTSAIRDFYLGIPYGSFLAVGGFIYFMLTGSIPAIRFGVILGTAILALSVSSLRSWKNGKATSLLLIGQTAISSIIFCRQWLLCSERGSFSSLLTVLIRFVIDHREGPKRGTEFRELVIGEGDQY